In one Lolium rigidum isolate FL_2022 chromosome 3, APGP_CSIRO_Lrig_0.1, whole genome shotgun sequence genomic region, the following are encoded:
- the LOC124702534 gene encoding probable methyltransferase PMT2, giving the protein MARSFTESKTRTAVFVLLVFGLCSFFYLLGVWQRSGFGRGDNIAAVVNEQTKCMKLPNLNFESHHSASELPNDTFSSEVKTFEPCDAGYTDYTPCEEQKRAMTFPRDHMIYRERHCPPEKEKLHCLIPAPKGYVAPFPWPKSRDYVSYANVPHKSLTVEKAIQNWVHYEGNVFRFPGGGTQFPQGADKYIDQLASVIPITEGKVRTALDTGCGVASLGAYLLKKNVLTMSFAPKDNHESQVQFALERGVPAYIGVLGSMKLSFPSRVFDMAHCSRCLIPWSESNGMYMMEVDRVLRPGGYWVLSGPPIGWKMFYKGWKRTKDDLRSEQRKIEQFAELLCWKKISEKDGIAIWRKRLNDKSCPRKQDNSGVAKCESTSGNDVWYKKMEACITPLPEVKSVSEVAGGQLEPFPQRLNTVPPRIAHGFVPGFSAQTYDEDNKLWQKHVNAYKKTNGLLDTGRYRNIMDMNAGLGSFAAVLESPKLWVMNIVPTIADTSTLGVIYERGLIGMYHDWCEGFSTYPRTYDLVHANGVFSLYENKCNFEDILLEMDRILRPEGAVIIRDKVDVIVKVEKIAKAMRWNTILADHEGGPRVPEKILFAVKQYWVADSKSR; this is encoded by the exons ATGGCTCGGAGTTTTACTGAGAGCAAGACCAGAACCGCTGTATTTGTACTTTTGGTATTTGGACTTTGTTCCTTCTTCTACCTCCTTGGTGTATGGCAAAGAAGTGGCTTTGGGAGAGGGGACAACATAGCAGCTGTGGTGAATGAGCAGACCAAATGTATGAAACTGCCAAACCTGAATTTCGAGAGCCACCATAGTGCATCGGAGCTTCCAAACGACACTTTCAGTTCTGAAGTTAAAACTTTTGAGCCATGTGATGCGGGGTACACTGATTACACTCCTTGCGAGGAGCAAAAGCGTGCAATGACCTTCCCTAGGGACCACATGATATATCGGGAGAGGCATTGCCCACCTGAAAAGGAGAAGCTGCACTGTTTGATTCCAGCACCGAAGGGTTATGTTGCTCCTTTTCCATGGCCAAAGAGCCGTGATTATGTTTCTTATGCCAATGTGCCACACAAGAGCCTTACGGTTGAAAAGGCCATCCAAAATTGGGTGCACTATGAGGGCAATGTCTTCAGGTTTCCTGGCGGCGGAACACAATTTCCTCAGGGTGCAGACAAGTATATAGACCAACTTGCTTCTGTTATCCCAATTACGGAAGGGAAAGTGAGAACTGCACTCGACACTGGTTGTGGG GTTGCCAGTTTGGGTGCTTACCTGTTGAAGAAAAATGTTTTGACGATGTCATTTGCACCGAAGGATAATCATGAGTCACAAGTACAGTTTGCACTGGAAAGAGGTGTTCCTGCATATATCGGTGTACTTGGATCAATGAAGCTCTCATTTCCATCTCGAGTCTTTGACATGGCACATTGCTCGAGATGTTTAATTCCATGGAGCGAAAGTA ATGGTATGTATATGATGGAAGTTGATAGGGTACTTAGGCCCGGTGGGTATTGGGTACTATCAGGCCCACCTATTGGTTGGAAGATGTTCTATAAGGGATGGAAACGGACAAAAGATGATCTTCGGAGTGAGCAGAGAAAAATAGAACAATTCGCAGAACTTCTTTGCTGGAAGAAGATTTCTGAGAAGGATGGTATTGCCATATGGAGAAAGAGATTAAATGACAAGTCTTGCCCCAGGAAGCAAGATAATTCAGGAGTTGCCAAGTGTGAGTCGACAAGCGGCAATGATGTATG GTATAAGAAAATGGAAGCCTGTATAACCCCCCTTCCCGAGGTTAAAAGTGTTTCGGAGGTTGCTGGTGGTCAACTAGAGCCATTTCCCCAAAGGCTCAATACAGTACCACCTCGGATAGCCCATGGTTTTGTACCTGGGTTCTCAGCTCAGACATATGACGAGGACAATAAACTCTGGCAGAAGCATGTTAATGCTTACAAGAAAACCAATGGCTTGCTTGATACTGGAAGGTACCGCAATATAATGGACATGAATGCTGGTCTTGGTAGCTTTGCTGCTGTACTGGAGTCCCCAAAGCTGTGGGTCATGAATATCGTTCCGACCATTGCAGATACTTCCACTTTAGGTGTAATCTATGAGCGAGGATTAATAGGAATGTATCACGACTG GTGTGAAGGGTTTTCTACTTACCCAAGGACATATGACCTCGTACATGCTAATGGTGTCTTCAGTTTGTACGAGAACAA GTGTAACTTTGAAGACATTCTCTTGGAAATGGACCGGATCTTACGCCCAGAGGGCGCAGTTATAATCCGTGACAAGGTTGATGTGATTGTAAAGGTGGAGAAAATAGCCAAGGCCATGAGGTGGAACACAATATTGGCTGACCACGAGGGCGGCCCTCGTGTGCCCGAGAAGATACTCTTTGCAGTCAAGCAATACTGGGTTGCTGACAGCAAGAGTCGTTAA